A genomic segment from Nostoc sp. ATCC 53789 encodes:
- a CDS encoding lasso peptide biosynthesis B2 protein yields MGENGSYYSLSRDVFLFLQDGIAQILDFESGQFYGLDEIATLMLLLALEKGVEETVSELTKIYNVTEENVRSDLNILLQELEQKKLLTTSAKSFNWLLFLRHHQLRVINKILLLLLKTVSLIFRNLVNPEPTPNRLTVELLLSLSWFSFRLLRWSRTVSLWQYWHGEIAAFDTTVTADVIQTVDRMVREASASRLFLPMVCKERALVGYHLLRTFYGLPATLVIGIDRYPFQVHAWVECNGLVVTDELDHCKPFMPIVRYS; encoded by the coding sequence ATGGGTGAAAACGGCAGTTATTACAGTCTTAGTCGGGACGTATTTCTATTTTTGCAAGATGGGATCGCCCAAATCTTGGATTTTGAGAGTGGACAGTTTTATGGTCTGGATGAAATTGCTACATTAATGTTGTTACTCGCACTAGAAAAAGGGGTAGAAGAGACAGTTAGCGAACTAACTAAAATCTATAACGTAACTGAAGAAAATGTTCGCTCTGACTTGAATATACTCTTACAGGAATTAGAGCAAAAAAAGCTACTTACTACTAGTGCGAAATCATTTAATTGGTTGTTGTTTTTAAGACATCATCAGTTAAGAGTAATCAACAAAATCTTACTTTTGCTCTTAAAAACAGTCAGCTTAATTTTCCGCAATTTAGTCAACCCTGAACCAACCCCCAATCGCCTTACAGTTGAGCTATTGTTAAGCTTAAGTTGGTTCAGCTTTCGTCTACTCAGATGGAGTCGCACTGTATCATTGTGGCAGTACTGGCATGGTGAGATCGCAGCATTTGACACCACAGTAACAGCAGATGTCATTCAAACGGTGGATCGAATGGTGCGGGAAGCATCTGCTAGTAGGCTTTTCTTACCAATGGTGTGTAAAGAACGGGCGCTGGTTGGTTATCATCTTCTCCGTACTTTTTACGGCTTACCTGCAACTTTAGTTATTGGCATTGATCGCTATCCGTTTCAAGTCCACGCCTGGGTTGAGTGTAATGGCTTGGTTGTGACGGATGAACTGGATCATTGTAAACCCTTTATGCCAATTGTCAGATATTCTTGA